One Eurosta solidaginis isolate ZX-2024a chromosome 5, ASM4086904v1, whole genome shotgun sequence DNA segment encodes these proteins:
- the rogdi gene encoding protein rogdi isoform X1 encodes MPQSYQNCRSRKSQRHLPTLPDCYQTADSECKNNAKSSWVRQKMDAEKEEARNLQVEFEWVLKEEVHAILKQLRKILVECAHLFPVPLYANEGKKTEKYIMSVAPEKLRAIVTLTGDSITHADITFKLSRPPHQQQKTHINQDSPWKLQQIQDAANHLQQAINHIDDVDATYHFKTSDEVMTVVGNILEAMQRARTSLVIPKKKPIADLIKSRNMKSLAPNLSEDLAVSFYLQSHKLIMAVYQLITVQGTVCFDSYQAEATVQWLNDVMPLLCAGLKLCQQLKDKISVFSVYKDFTVQSHATSAFSY; translated from the exons CTATCAAAACTGTCGATCTCGGAAATCTCAGCGCCACCTACCGACATTACCAGACTGTTACCAGACAGCTGATAGTGAGtgcaaaaacaatgcaaaaagcAGCTGGGTACGTCAAAAGATGGATGCCGAGAAGGAGGAAGCTAGGAATTTG CAAGTGGAGTTTGAATGGGTGTTGAAAGAGGAAGTCCATGCAATACTAAAACAGTTGAGGAAGATATTGGTGGAGTGTGCACATCTCTTCCCAGTACCTTTATATGCTAATGAGGGAAAAAAGACTGAAAAATATATCATGAGTGTAGCGCCAGAAAAGCTTCGTGCAATTGTTACGCTTACAGGTGATAGCATAACACATGCC GACATAACTTTTAAGCTTTCGCGGCCACCTCATCAACAGCAGAAAACGCATATAAATCAAGATTCGCCATGGAAATTGCAACAAATACAGGATGCTGCTAACCATCTTCAACAAGCAATCAACCATATTGATGATGTGGATGCAACCTATCACTTCAA AACGTCCGACGAGGTAATGACTGTTGTTGGCAACATATTGGAGGCAATGCAGCGCGCCAGAACAAGTTTAGTTATACCAAAAAAGAAACCTATAGCCGATCTCATAAAAAGCCGCAATATG AAATCCTTGGCTCCCAACTTATCTGAAGATCTGGCTGTTAGTTTCTATCTGCAAAGTCACAAATTAATCATGGCAGTATATCAGCTTATTACTGTACAAGGAACAGTGTGCTTTGACTCATACCAAGCTGAGGCGACAGTGCAGTGGCTAAATGATGTCATGCCGTTGCTTTGCGCCGGTCTAAAACTCTGCCAACAACTCAAAGACAAG ATATCTGTATTCTCCGTCTACAAGGATTTTACTGTACAATCGCATGCAACATCTGCGTTTTCGTATTGA
- the rogdi gene encoding protein rogdi isoform X2: protein MDAEKEEARNLQVEFEWVLKEEVHAILKQLRKILVECAHLFPVPLYANEGKKTEKYIMSVAPEKLRAIVTLTGDSITHADITFKLSRPPHQQQKTHINQDSPWKLQQIQDAANHLQQAINHIDDVDATYHFKTSDEVMTVVGNILEAMQRARTSLVIPKKKPIADLIKSRNMKSLAPNLSEDLAVSFYLQSHKLIMAVYQLITVQGTVCFDSYQAEATVQWLNDVMPLLCAGLKLCQQLKDKEVLKSLFIRTLVNMSINTISCKKPR from the exons ATGGATGCCGAGAAGGAGGAAGCTAGGAATTTG CAAGTGGAGTTTGAATGGGTGTTGAAAGAGGAAGTCCATGCAATACTAAAACAGTTGAGGAAGATATTGGTGGAGTGTGCACATCTCTTCCCAGTACCTTTATATGCTAATGAGGGAAAAAAGACTGAAAAATATATCATGAGTGTAGCGCCAGAAAAGCTTCGTGCAATTGTTACGCTTACAGGTGATAGCATAACACATGCC GACATAACTTTTAAGCTTTCGCGGCCACCTCATCAACAGCAGAAAACGCATATAAATCAAGATTCGCCATGGAAATTGCAACAAATACAGGATGCTGCTAACCATCTTCAACAAGCAATCAACCATATTGATGATGTGGATGCAACCTATCACTTCAA AACGTCCGACGAGGTAATGACTGTTGTTGGCAACATATTGGAGGCAATGCAGCGCGCCAGAACAAGTTTAGTTATACCAAAAAAGAAACCTATAGCCGATCTCATAAAAAGCCGCAATATG AAATCCTTGGCTCCCAACTTATCTGAAGATCTGGCTGTTAGTTTCTATCTGCAAAGTCACAAATTAATCATGGCAGTATATCAGCTTATTACTGTACAAGGAACAGTGTGCTTTGACTCATACCAAGCTGAGGCGACAGTGCAGTGGCTAAATGATGTCATGCCGTTGCTTTGCGCCGGTCTAAAACTCTGCCAACAACTCAAAGACAAG gaagtgcttaaatctTTGTTTATAAGAACTTTGGTAAATATGTCCATAAAcaccatatcgtgcaaaaaaccTCGTTAA